The DNA sequence GTCGACATTTTCGGTGTCGACTTCCAGATCAATGGAATCAACATCGGCGAAGCGCTTGAACAGCACCGCCTTGCCTTCCATCACCGGCTTGGAGGCAAGTGCGCCGAGATTGCCCATTCCCAAAATGGCGGTGCCATTGGTGATCACCGCCACCATGTTGCCCTTGGCCGTGTAATCATAGGCGCGGGAGGGATCCTCGGCGATTGCCTTGACCGGCACCGCTACGCCGGGCGAATAGGCCAGCGACAGGTCGCGCTGCGTCGCCATCGGTTTCGTCGGGTTGATTTCAAGCTTGCCTGGCCGTCCGCGGGCGTGGAAATCCAGCGCCTCCTGATCGGTCACAGCTGAAATCGAGCGATCTGTCTTGTCCGTCCCTGGCATATTATCCATCCCGTTGTGGGCGACCTTGTGTATGGCGCCTCGTACCTGTTGTCTTTGTCCTCATCCCACCGTTAGGGTGGTTGGCACGGCCTTTAAAGCCGGGCATCCGGTGGAGCTTACATCGCAAACGATTGAAAACAAGGCAGGCATTTCCTCTTGAACGCCGAATCTCCGTTAAACCCCGCCATACTGACGACCGCCCAACTCGCGACAGCCGAAAGCCGCGCTACGGCGACGCCGATGATGGAGCAATTCATCGAGATCAAGGCCAACAATCCGGATTCGCTGCTGTTTTACCGGATGGGCGATTTCTACGAGCTGTTCTTCGAGGATGCCGCTGACGCGTCGCGCGCGCTCGGCATCACGCTGACCAAGCGTGGCCAGCATCTGGGGCAGGATATTCCGATGTGCGGCGTGCCTGTCCACGCGGCCGACGACTATCTGCAGAAACTGATTTCGCTGGGATTCCGGGTGGCCGTCTGCGAGCAGACCGAGGACCCGGCGGAAGCCAAGAAACGCGGCGCCAAATCGGTTGTGCGGCGCGACGTCACCCGGCTGGTGACGCCGGGAACGCTGACCGAGGACAAGCTGCTCGATCCGTCGCAATCAAATTTCCTGATGGCTCTGGCGCGGATCAAGGGATCAGCGGAAGCCCAATATGGCTTGGCCTGGATCGACATCTCCACCGGCGCCTTTCATGTCGCTGAAAGCCGTGCGGCGCGGCTGCTGGCCGACATAGCCCAGGTTGAACCGAGTGAACTGATCCTTGCGGAGAACGTCTTCCATGACCCGGAACTCCGGCCATTGATCGACCAGATCGGCCGGGTGGCGGTGCCGCAACCGGCCGTGCTGTTTGACAGCGCCACAGCCGAAGGCCGGATCAGCCGGTTTTTCGAAGTTGGCTCGCTCGATGGTTTTGGCAGCTACAGCCGGGCAGAGCTTGCGGCAGCGGCGGCAGTGATCGCCTATGTGGAAAAAACCCAGATTTCCGAGCGGCCACCGCTGGGCCGGCCCGAGCGCGAGCGCGACGGCGCGCGGATGTTCATCGATCCGGCAACACGGGCCAATCTCGAACTGGTGCGCACGCTGTCGGGCGACCGGCAGGGCAGCCTGATCAAATCCATCGACCGAACTGTTACCGGCGGCGGCGGCCGCAAGCTCGGCGAATGGCTGATGGCGCCGCTGACCGATCCGGACGCCATCAACGCCCGTCTCGACGGCGTTTCCCATCTGATCGCCAACCAGACACTGACCGACACGCTGCGCCGCGCGCTCAAGGGTGTCTCCGACATGCCGCGCGCGCTGTCGCGGCTGGCGCTCAACCGCGGCGGCCCGCGGGATCTGGGCGCAATCCTGACCGGTGTGAAGGCAGCAAGGGATATCGCCGCGCTGTTTGCCTCCGGCGATGCGCCCGAGCAGCTTTCCACAGCACTCGAAACCCTGCGCGCGCTTCCCGGCGAGATCGGTGAACGGCTGACACAAACGCTGCATGATGAACTGCCGCTGCTCAAGCGCGATGGCGGTTTTGTCCGGGCGGGATTTTCCGCCGAGCTTGATGAGCTGAGGGCCTTGCGCGACCAGTCGCGCCGAGTGATTGCCGGCTTGCAACTGTCCTACGCCGAAGAGACCGGCGTGCGCTCGCTGAAAATCAAGCACAACAACATGCTTGGCTATTTCATCGAGGTGACGGCACTGAATGCTGGTCCGCTGACCGACAGCCCCGAAGCCAAATCGCGGTTCATTCATCGCCAGACCATGGCCAATGCCATGCGCTTCACCACAACCGAACTGGCTGATCTTGAAACAAGGATCGCCAATGCCGCCGGCGAAGCGCTGACCATTGAACTTGCAGCATTCGAGGATCTGGTGGCGCTCGTCGTCACCCATGCCGATGCGATCAAGGCCGCGGCGGATGCGCTGTCGGTGATCGATGTGACCGCAGCGCTGGCCGAACTCGCCAGCGAGCAGGGCTATGCGCGGCCGCGGGTCGATGACAGTCTTGCCTTCGAGATCGTAGCCGGGCGGCATCCGGTGGTCGAGCAGGCACTGCGGCGCCAGGCTGCACAGCCGTTTGTCGCCAATGATTGCGACCTGTCGCCCCCCGGCGACAGCGACGACGGCGGATCGATCTGGCTGCTGACCGGTCCCAACATGGGTGGTAAATCGACATTCCTGCGGCAGAATGCGTTGATCGCGATTCTTGCGCAGATGGGGTCCTTTGTGCCGGCGGGCAGCGCCCATATCGGTGCGGTTGACCGGTTGTTTTCCCGGGTCGGCGCGTCTGACGATCTGGCGCGCGGGCGCTCGACCTTCATGGTCGAGATGGTCGAGACGGCAGCGATCCTCAACCAGGCCAGCCCGCGTTCGCTGGTCATTCTCGATGAGATCGGCCGTGGCACAGCGACATTCGACGGCTTGTCGATCGCCTGGGCAGCGGTCGAGCATCTGCATGCGGAGAACCGCAGTCGCGGTCTGTTCGCCACCCATTTTCACGAGCTGACTGCGCTGTCGGAAAAACTGCCGCGGCTTTCCAACGCCACCATGAAGGTCAAGGAATGGCAGGGCGAAGTGGTGTTCCTGCATGAGGTCGGCCCCGGTGCTGCCGACCGCTCCTACGGCATCCAGGTGGCGCGGCTCGCCGGCCTGCCCGATGCGGTGGTGGCGCGCGCCCGCGAAGTGCTGCAGCTGCTGGAAACCAGCGAACGCGAAAACCCGGCAGCGCGGCTGGTCGACGATCTGCCGCTGTTTGCGGTGCCTGCGCGCAAGGAACCGGCCAAACCGGCCAAGGGACCATCGGAATCCGATGCCCTTCTGAGCACGCTCAACCCCGACGAGATGACGCCGCGCGATGCGCTGGAAGCGCTTTACGAACTAAAACGGCGGGTGTCGGAACAGCGGAAAAACTGAAAGGCCGGGATCGCCTTCAACCGATGATGTGAGGCAGGCCTCCGGCCACCGCGCAATATTTTGAGACCGGGAACTCTCATGCCGAAATTCGTCATCACCGGCGCATCCGGCGGCGGCAAGTCGACGCTGATCTCAGCCCTTGGCGCTAAGAGCTACGCCACCGTGCCGGAGGTGGGACGCCGATCGTAGCCGAGCAACTGGCCGCGCAAGGCACGGCGCTTCCCTGGCTGGATCAGGCTGCCTTCATGGATCTGCTGTTTGTCCGGTCGGTCGCGACATTCGACCAGGCTGGGGATGCCACGGATGCAATCGTGTTTTTTGACCGGAGCTTTCTCGAAGCCATTGCCTATGGCGCAGTGATCGGGCGACCCGTGCCAAAGGCAATGGCCGCGGCTGCAGCAGCGCGGAGATTTGAAACGCCGGTGTTCGTCTGCCCGCCATGGCAAGAAATTTTTACGACCGACGCCGACCGACGGCATGGTTTCGAGTTCGCGCTTCGTGACCATGCGGCCAATGTGGCTGCCTATGAGGCCGCTGGCTACACGCTCGTCGAGGTTCCGCGCGCTCCGGTGACGGACAGGGTGGCCTTTATCCAGCGAACACTGGCCGATTTGTCCCGGTCTCAGCCTTTCAATCCGGGCGAAAACCTTTAGAAAGGCCGTGAACCCTTCTATCGCAACTGACAAGAGTCCTCATGAGCAAGTTTGACGTCCTTTGCATCGGCAATGCCATTGTCGATATCATCGCCCGCTGCGACGACGCGTTTCTCGTCGACAACGACATCATCAAGGGCGCAATGAACCTGATCGACGCCGATCGTGCCGAACTGCTGTATTCGCAGATGGGACCGGCAATCGAGAGCTCGGGCGGCAGCGCCGGCAACACAGCCGCCGGAATTGCCGGCTTTGGCAGTCGCTCGGCCTATTTCGGTAAAGTTGCGGAAGACCAGCTCGGCAAGATCTTCAGCCATGATATCCGCGCCCAGGGCGTGCATTTCGAAACCAGGCCGCTGGAAAGCACCCCGCCGACCGCACGTTCGATGATCTTCGTGACGCCCGATGGCGAACGCTCGATGAACACCTATCTGGGTGCCTGCGTCGAACTTGGTCCCGAGGATATTGAATCCGATGTGGTGGCTGACGCGAAGGTCACCTATTTCGAAGGCTATCTGTGGGACCCGCCCCGCGCCAAGGATGCCATCCGGCTCTGCGCCGAGATCGGTCACAAGCATGGCCGCGAAATGTCGATGACGCTGTCGGATCCATTCTGCGTCGGACGCTACCGCGAAGAGTTTCTCGAGCTGATGCGCTCGGGCACCATCGACATCGTGTTCGCCAATTCCGATGAAGTGAAATCGCTCTACGAGACCGACAATTTCGAGCACGCCGTGTCGCAGCTGCGCAAGGACTGCAAGCTTGCTGCCATCACCCGTTCCGAGCATGGTTCGGTGATTGTCCGTGGCGACGAGCGCCATGACATTGATGCGATCGACATCGACGAAGTGGTCGACACCACCGGTGCCGGCGATCTCTATGCCGCGGGCTTCCTGCATGGCTATGCCAATGGCAAATCGCTGGAAACATGCGGCAAGCTCGGCAGTCTCGCAGCCGGGCTGGTGATCCAGCAGATCGGCCCGAGGCTGCAGCTTTCACTGGCTGACGCGGCACGCGACGCCGGGATCATCTGATCCCGGCCCAGCGGCTGGTGCTACATCACATCTTCAGGTGGACGGCCGGCGCGTGAGCGGTAGGGCGAGAATGCCCAGTTGTAGCGGATGGCGCCGCCACGCACGGCAAAAGCCAAGATGACGCCCGCAGCGGACGCGGCAAGTAGCGGCGCTCCGAGCAGGCTGGCGGCAACAAAGCCGCCGGCGCCGACAAGGGCTGCGGAGACATAGATTTCCGGACGCATCAGCACCGAAGGTTCGCCCGCGAGAAGATCGCGCAGGATGCCGCCCATGGTCGCAGTCATCATGCCGGTGACAAGTGCCACGACCGGCGATCCGGAAACAGCCAGCCCCTTGGCAGCGCCCATCACCGAATAGGCCGACATGCCGACGGCATCAAACCACAGCAACAGCCGGTAGCGCGACTCGACCAGATGGGCGGTGAAGTAGACAATCACCGCCACTCCGGCACAGACCAGCAGATAGGCAGGCTTTTCAACCCAGAACACCGGGGTCGCTCCGAGCACCAGATCGCGAAAAGTGCCGCCGCCAATGCCGGTCACGGCCGCCAGAAACACAAAGCCGATCATGTCGAGCTGCTTGCGCGAGGCGGCCAGCGCGCCGGTGGCGGCAAAAACCGCAACACCGGCGTAATCAAGACCTTCAAGCGGGGTCATCGGCGTTTTCTCCGGTCCGCCACTGAGCCCAACAGCCCGGCAGGATTGATCTCAGGCGTCTTTTTCAGCTTGGGCCGGGGCGCCAGGCTCAGGTGCGAGCTCTTTCGGGCCACCCTTGGCGACGCCGACCATGGCCGGACGCAGCATACGCTCGCCGATCACATAGCCCGGCTGCACCACCTCGACGACGGTGTTGTTGGCAACGCTCGGGTCCGGAACTTCATACATCGCCTGATGATAATTCGGGTCGAACTTCTGACCCTTCGGCTCCAGCTTGCTAACGCCATGGCGCTCAAGCGCTGCCAGCATGGCGCGTTCGGTCAATTCAACGCCTTCGACCAGGCTGTTCAAGCCATTGTCGGCAGCACCCTCGACCTGTTCGGGCACCGCTTCCAGCGCGCGCTGAAGATTGTCGGAAACCTGAAGCATATCGCGGGCAAAACCGGAAATGGCGTAGCTTTTCGCATCCCGGACGTCGCGGGCCGTCCGGCGGCGCAGGTTTTCCATCTCGGCCGCCATGCGCAGCCGCTGGTCCCTGAGTTCCAGGATTTCGGCCTTGAGCACCTCTACCGGGTCAAGCTCCTGTGCCTGCGCTGGATTGACGGCCTCTTCACCCTTCGGGGCGGCGTCTGCCTGTGGCTTGTTGTATTCGTGGCCCTGGCTTTCATCGCTCATGGTGTGCGTGTCCTGACTGTTCTTTATCATATTGAGAAGGTGCACCGCATATGAAAGTTCGGGCAGCAAAAATCAAGGCCTGCGCCGCCGCGAGGGTGATCTAACCCGCAATAGCGCGGTTATTTTGCTGCATTTTTGCACGGAGCTATTTGCGCGTCAGCCGCGACACCAGTTGCGCGGTATAATCGACCATCGGGACGATACGCGCATAGTTGAGCCGGGTTGGCCCGATGATGCCGACCGCGCCGACCACCTTGTCGTCGCCATCACGCCAGGGCGCGACGATCAGTGACGAGCCCGACAACGAGAACAGCTTGTTCTCGGAACCGATGAATATGCGGACGCCGGACCCCTCTTCGGCAAGCGTCATCAGCTCTATCAGGCTCTCCTTGCGCTCCAGTTCGTCAAACAGCAGCCGGAGCCGGTCGAGTTCTTCGCCCGCTGACAGACCTTCAAGCAGATTGCCGCGTCCACGTACGATCAGCCGCGCAGCACCGGCGCCCTCACGGGTTCCGGCCCAGACAGCCAGGCCGCGCTCGACCAGATCACGCGACAAGACATCAAGCGCGGAGCGCACCTCGTCGGTGATCCGCTCCAGTTCGCTGCGCACTTCGCCGATGGTGCGGCCAACGAGATGGGCGTTGAGAAAATTCGACGCTTCGGTCAATTGCCCGGCGGTGACCCCGTCCGGCAGCTCCATGACCCGGTTTTCGACCTGGTCATTGCCGCCGACCAGCACCACAAGCGCCCGCTTCGGATCAAGCCGGATGAACTCGATGTGGCGGATGGTGGCATCCTGCTTGGCAGCAATCACCAGGCCAGCGCCGCGGGTCATGCCCGACAGCATCTGGCTCGCCTCGGTGAGAAGTGTTTCCACCGGTCTGCTCGTGTCTTCAGAGCGCACCTGACGCTCGATCGTCTCGCGCATGTCAGGCTGCAGGTCGCCAACCTGCATGAAGGCATCGACAAAAAAACGCAGGCCCTTATGCGTTGGCAACCGTCCGGCGCTGATATGCGGCGCATAAATCAGCCCGAGATCCTCAAGATCACTCATGACATTGCGGATTGATGCCGGGGACAGGGCCATCGGCAGCATCCGCGACAGGCTGCGTGAGCCGAGCGGATCACCCGATTCCATATAGCTTTCCACAAGCGCGCGAAAAATCTCCCGCGAGCGCTCATCAAGCGCTCCGGAAAGGTCCGTCGATATGGATGGCGTGTTCATGGTCATAACCGTGTCCTCAAGGCTGCCTCTGGCGCTGCCTTTACGTAGAACATAGGGGGTTGAGCGCCCGCACGAAAGGGGTAATGCAAAGCGAGAGCCTGAGCCGGGGGCGCACGCAGCCTCTGTTGCAGGCGGTTTTTCTTTGCATGATGGCGTCCGCGCCGATAGAAGGCGGCAATATTGGAATCAGGAGAGACATGATGCGTCCATCAGGCCGGAAGTTAGACAAGATGCGGGCAGTCAGCTTTGACCGCAACGTATCCAAGCATGCCGAGGGCTCCTGCCTGGTCAAATTCGGCGACACCCATGTGCTGTGCACCGCCAGTCTCGAAGAGCGGGTTCCACCGTGGTTGCGCAATGGCGGCAAGGGCTGGGTCACAGCCGAATACGGCATGTTGCCGCGCTCGACCGGCGACCGCATGCGCCGCGAAGCCACCTCGGGCAAGCAGGGTGGCCGGACGCTCGAAATCCAGCGCCTGATCGGACGCTCGCTGCGTGCTGTCGTCAATCTCGAAGCGCTCGGCGAACGCCAGATCACAGTCGATTGCGATGTCATCCAGGCCGATGGCGGCACCAGAACGGCAGCCATCACCGGCGCATGGATTGCGCTGCATGATTGCCTGAAGTGGATGGAAGAACGCTCGATGATCAAGGTCGAACGGGTGCTCAAGGATCATGTCGCCGCCGTGTCTTGCGGCATCTTCGCCTCGCAGCCGGTGATTGATCTTGACTATCTCGAGGATTCGGCAGCCGAGACCGACGCCAATTTCGTCATGACCGGCTCTGGCGGCATTGTCGAAATCCAGGGCACGGCCGAGGCCGAACCGTTTACGCAGGACCAGCTTCTGGAACTGCTGGAACTGGCCAAGAACGGCATTGCCGATCTGGTCGCCATGCAGAAGGCGACGGTCTCCGGACCGCTGTAATTCACCATGTCCAACCTGACGCTCACCAAGATCCTGGTCGCCAGCCACAACGCCGGCAAGATCTCCGAATTCCGCGATCTGTGCGGCCCGTTTGGCGTCGAGGTCACCTCGGCGGCTGAACTGGGCCTGGCCGAGCCTGAGGAAACCGGCGACACGTTTGAGGCCAATGCCGCGACCAAGGCGCTTGCTTCGGCAAAAGCCTCGGGCCTGATCGCGCTGTCGGATGATTCCGGGCTGATGGTGGATGCACTGGACGGCGCCCCTGGCGTCTACACCGCCGACTGGGCGACGCTTGATGATGGCAGCCGCGATTTCATGGTCGCCATGCAAAAGGTCGAAGATGCACTCAAGGCCCGCGGTGCCGACACTGAGGCAAAACGCACCGGGCGGTTTGTCAGTGTGCTGTGCCTGGCCACGCCCGAAGGCGAAGTCAGCTTCTATCGTGGCGAAGCACCGGGCGTTCTGGTCTGGCCGCCACGCGGCAGCCTCGGTTTCGGCTACGATCCTGTGTTCCGTCCTGATGGCCACACACGGACATTCGGCGAGATGCCGGCCGAGGAAAAGCACGGCTGGAAGCCCGGTCAGGCGACCGCGCTTTCACACCGCGCGAAGGCGTTTAAACTGTTTGCGGAGCAATGCCTCGGCGTACCGGCCACGTGAGCGCGGCTTCCCTGCTCACCGACGCAATCGCTCCCGACACCGGCAAGCCCGGTTTCGGGGTTTATCTGCATTGGCCGTTCTGCGCCGCAAAATGCCCCTATTGCGATTTCAACAGCCATGTCCGCCATGCCGGCGTCGACCAGCAGGCCTATATCCGGGCATTCAGCCAGGAGATCGCGGCGATGCGCGAGATTTCCGGGCCGCGCGTAGTCACAAGCATGTTTTTCGGCGGCGGCACACCATCGCTGATGGCGCCTGACACAGTGGCAGCCATTCTGGACGCGGTGCGCGCAGCTTGGATGGTGCCCGACGGGATCGAGATCACGCTGGAAGCCAATCCGTCGAGCGTCGAGGCGGGCCGCTTCCGTGGCTACCGCGAAGCCGGCGTCAACCGCGTGTCGATGGGCGTGCAGGCGCTCAATGATCCCGATCTCAAGCGACTGGGTCGGCTGCATGACCGCGCCGACGCGCTGAAAGCCATTGGTCTGGCGCGCGACATCTTTCCGCGCATGTCGTTTGACCTGATCTACGCCCGACCCGACCAAACGGCGCAGACCTGGGCGCTGGAGCTCAAGGAAGCCATATCGCTCGCCGCCGATCATTTGTCGCTGTATCAGCTGACGATCGAGGAAGGCACGCCGTTTTACGGGTTGCACAAGGCCGGCAAGCTGATCGTGCCGGATGGCGAATTGTCTGCGGAACTCTATGAGCTGACCCGCAGCGTCTGCGAAGACCACGGCATGCCTGCCTATGAAGTCTCAAACCATGCCCAGCCCGGCGCCGAAAGCCGGCATAACCTGACCTATTGGCGCTATGGCGATTATGTCGGGATTGGTCCCGGTGCGCATGGACGGCTGACAACGAGCGCCGGTAAGATCGCCACGGCCACCGAACGCATGCCGGAAAAATGGCTGGAGCTGGTGGCGCAAAATGGGCACGGCATGGTCGAGACCAGCGAACTCAGCCTGTCCGAACAGGCCGATGAATTGCTGCTGATGGGGCTGAGATTGCGCGAAGGCATTGATCTCAAGCGCTGGCAGGCATTGTCAGGCCGCGGGCTTGATCCGGACCGCACTGAATTCCTCATTCACCACGGCATGATCGAAAAGATGACGCCCGACCGTATCCGCTGCACGCCGCAGGGCATGCTGGTGCTTGACGCGGTGGTCGCCGACCTGGCGTTCTGAGGAGGGTTACGGAGTCCTTTGCGCATCCAATTGGATGCGCGGCGCTGTAAGTAGCCTATCCGGCTTTTTGCACCCGGCTGGGATCGGGAAGAAATTTCTCGGCTTCGATTTGAGATACCGGGGGCGAAAAATAGTACCCCTGTACCAACCGTCCGCCGAGCTGTTTCACCGCAGCCAGTTCCTGCTTGGTTTCAACCCCTTCAATGACGCAGCCCAGCCCCATGTCGGAGCTGAGCGCAAGCAGGGATTTGACGATCTTGTAGCTTGCTGGATTCTGATCCAGATCGGTCACAAAGCTGCGGTCAATCTTGATTTTGGTCAAAGGCAAAGCGTGAAGCTGGCTCAGGTTGGAATAACCGGTTCCGAAATCATCAAGCGCTATGCCGCAACCGAGCCGTTTGAATATTTCAATTCCCGCCTTGGCCTGGTTGAAATCATACATCACCGCGGTCTCGGTGATCTCCAGATCAAGGCGCCTGGGGTCGACGCCGCTCGACATGATGATCCCGACAATGATTGCAATGCTGTCGGATGAACTGATGTCATGAGTCGACAGATTGAAGGAAAGCCCGATGTTCTCCGGCCAACTGGCGGCGGCAGTGAGCGCCTTTCTGAGCAACACACATGTGAGTGTGTTCACCAGGCCGATCCGCTCTGCAACCGGAATGAAGAGCCCCGGTGACACATTGCCGACCTCCGGGCTGGTCCAGCGCGCCAGTGCCTCGAAAGCGCGCGTCTGCTGAGTTTGCACGTCAATGATTGGCTGGAAAACCACCGTCATCTCGGCCTCGAGATCAGCCTGGCTCAACGCCTGTTCGATCTGGACGTTTTTCTCGATTTCGACAATATGGAAATCGGAAAACAGCAATGCATGGCCACGGCTGGAGCGCTTGCTTTGATAGAGTGCATAGTCTGCGCGCTCGTAGAGCTGCTTGGCACTGCATGCCAGCTCGGGGAAGACTGCAAAGCCTATCGATCCGGAAATCTGCACTGTCGCATCGGCAAGATTGAACGGGATGCGCAAGGCGGCACAAACCCGTTCACCCAACGCCAGCAACTCGTCGTCGCCGGGGCAATCCATTACGGTCAGGGCAAATTCATCCCCGCCAAGCCGGGAGACATGGATTGTCTCATCGGCAAGTGCCGCCAGTCGCAATCCAACTTCGACAAGAAGCTCGTCGCCAACCATGTGTCCATAAAGGTCATTGATTGGCTTGAAGCCATCGAGGTCGAGGACGCCGACAGCGAGGCGCCTGCTTTCCGCTTTTGAAAATGTCTCTTCAAGGTGAGCAAAGAACTGGCGGCGATTGGCAAGCCCGGTCAGACTGTCGATTTTGGCCAGACGGGCATTTTCCATGTTCACCGCTTCCAGTCTGGATCGAGCGCTGACAGCGCCGGAAAAATAGCGGAACTGCACTCGCACCACCATCAACATGGCGATTGATACGAGCAGGGAATTGACCGCCATGCCGACAAAAGACGTGATGCCCGAGAGGCAGAAACAGGCGATGAAGGCGGCATTGATGGCAAAGGCGGCGATAAAGGCAGCCGACGGCATCTGCTGCAAACAGACAATGACGCCAACTCCCGTTATGGCGATGAAAAAGGCGATGTTGCCTTGCATATAGGCATCGCCGTAGGGATACAGCGACGTAGCCCAGGATGTCAGGATGACGCAGAGCAAAAATGCGAATCCGTTGGTGCGCATCAGCGCCTTGCGGGCAGATTCGGCTGTTGGAACAATGTGTCTTGATCGCCACCAGCTGGCAATGCGCGCACCACAGACCACTGAAAACCCGACCGGGACATAGATCGAAAGCCATAGCGGTGCGGTGGCGTAAAATGTGATTGCCAGCACCCAGGAATTTATCAGTACAATGCAATACATCAACGGGACCTGATTTGAGAACACCTCAAACTGGGCCTTGAGCAGGTCATCGTTGCCACCGGGAACGGACACGAGATGCTTGATGCGGGAATACAATGGTATCAACACTTTGATCAGCCGTTGTCTTGATTTTCGCAGGAATCTATCGCGTTCTTTGGGCGACTTTACGAAGTGAGTGTTAAATTACTGTTCCAGTGCATGTATTCAGAGTTTCAATCAGGCCGATCAAGTCCAGCGGATAACGGCGATTTCGGAACGGGCCAAATCATCGTGCGATCAACAGGACAATGTTACGGTCAGAGGCCGTCTGGCCAAACAGGAGACAACGAAACTTGCTCTCTGCATTGACGTAATGACGAACCATCCAGGACGCAGAGCTATTCCTGCTTTCCCTCTCACATCTTTCCAGACTTTGAAAACTGCGCGCGGACAGGTTCAAGAGCCTGGATCGGGCAGACGGATAGAGGTCAGGGCGCCTGTCTATGCCATTTCCCGGCCCCGCCCCGTCGCTTGTCTTTCGGTGTGAACTGAAAATGAACCGGGCGTTCAGGCTGGGTTGAAATGCGGTTGCCTAGGTTGGGTCATCGAACAACAGACAGACCCGACCAACGCACCCAAGGAAACAAGATCATGTTCAACAAAGCACTCATCGCCGCCGCCGCCGTCAGCATTCTGGCCTCCGGCTTTGCCAGCTCAGCCGAAGCCGCTTCCAGCACGCAACGGGACCACCGCAGCAAGGTGATTGCGCGTGATCACCGGGCTCCGGATGTTCGCGACCACAGAACCAAGGATGAGCTTCGCGATCACCGCAGCCAGCGCCGCAACGAGGTGGTCAAGGTCAACCGTGCCAAGCAGTCTTGCAACGTGGGAAAGCAGAAACTGCGGTGGAGTGGCTACAAATCGGTCAAGGCCTTTGATTGCAAGGGCACCTCCTACAGCTACCGCGCCAAAAAGGGCCACGGCATCTTCCAGGCAACGATGAATGCCTATAGCGGCAAGATGCACGTCAAATTCGTCGGCATCGCGCACTAAACCGCAGGTCAGGCTTGCAGAGACAAAGGTGGTGGCCAGCAGGCTGCCACCTTCTTCGTTTCCCAAGATCGGCGCAGACCTGCATGGTGACGGCTCCCGCCGATTTTCAGCCGTTCCTGTCAGGATCGCACCACTGGTGTGGCCAACAGGCAAGTTTCTGCCTAAACACATTCTGGCCAACGGGTGGTACTTCCGGATGCCCCGATCCGAGCGGAGCGAAAATGACGCGCAAGACATCAAAAGCTTCAAGCAATGCCGAAAGCCAGCAAGTTGCTGCCGCCGAGCCCGTGCGGA is a window from the Hoeflea sp. IMCC20628 genome containing:
- the rph gene encoding ribonuclease PH; the protein is MRPSGRKLDKMRAVSFDRNVSKHAEGSCLVKFGDTHVLCTASLEERVPPWLRNGGKGWVTAEYGMLPRSTGDRMRREATSGKQGGRTLEIQRLIGRSLRAVVNLEALGERQITVDCDVIQADGGTRTAAITGAWIALHDCLKWMEERSMIKVERVLKDHVAAVSCGIFASQPVIDLDYLEDSAAETDANFVMTGSGGIVEIQGTAEAEPFTQDQLLELLELAKNGIADLVAMQKATVSGPL
- a CDS encoding non-canonical purine NTP pyrophosphatase; this translates as MSNLTLTKILVASHNAGKISEFRDLCGPFGVEVTSAAELGLAEPEETGDTFEANAATKALASAKASGLIALSDDSGLMVDALDGAPGVYTADWATLDDGSRDFMVAMQKVEDALKARGADTEAKRTGRFVSVLCLATPEGEVSFYRGEAPGVLVWPPRGSLGFGYDPVFRPDGHTRTFGEMPAEEKHGWKPGQATALSHRAKAFKLFAEQCLGVPAT
- the hemW gene encoding radical SAM family heme chaperone HemW, producing the protein MPRRTGHVSAASLLTDAIAPDTGKPGFGVYLHWPFCAAKCPYCDFNSHVRHAGVDQQAYIRAFSQEIAAMREISGPRVVTSMFFGGGTPSLMAPDTVAAILDAVRAAWMVPDGIEITLEANPSSVEAGRFRGYREAGVNRVSMGVQALNDPDLKRLGRLHDRADALKAIGLARDIFPRMSFDLIYARPDQTAQTWALELKEAISLAADHLSLYQLTIEEGTPFYGLHKAGKLIVPDGELSAELYELTRSVCEDHGMPAYEVSNHAQPGAESRHNLTYWRYGDYVGIGPGAHGRLTTSAGKIATATERMPEKWLELVAQNGHGMVETSELSLSEQADELLLMGLRLREGIDLKRWQALSGRGLDPDRTEFLIHHGMIEKMTPDRIRCTPQGMLVLDAVVADLAF
- a CDS encoding EAL domain-containing protein, whose amino-acid sequence is MLIPLYSRIKHLVSVPGGNDDLLKAQFEVFSNQVPLMYCIVLINSWVLAITFYATAPLWLSIYVPVGFSVVCGARIASWWRSRHIVPTAESARKALMRTNGFAFLLCVILTSWATSLYPYGDAYMQGNIAFFIAITGVGVIVCLQQMPSAAFIAAFAINAAFIACFCLSGITSFVGMAVNSLLVSIAMLMVVRVQFRYFSGAVSARSRLEAVNMENARLAKIDSLTGLANRRQFFAHLEETFSKAESRRLAVGVLDLDGFKPINDLYGHMVGDELLVEVGLRLAALADETIHVSRLGGDEFALTVMDCPGDDELLALGERVCAALRIPFNLADATVQISGSIGFAVFPELACSAKQLYERADYALYQSKRSSRGHALLFSDFHIVEIEKNVQIEQALSQADLEAEMTVVFQPIIDVQTQQTRAFEALARWTSPEVGNVSPGLFIPVAERIGLVNTLTCVLLRKALTAAASWPENIGLSFNLSTHDISSSDSIAIIVGIIMSSGVDPRRLDLEITETAVMYDFNQAKAGIEIFKRLGCGIALDDFGTGYSNLSQLHALPLTKIKIDRSFVTDLDQNPASYKIVKSLLALSSDMGLGCVIEGVETKQELAAVKQLGGRLVQGYYFSPPVSQIEAEKFLPDPSRVQKAG